The Deinococcus misasensis DSM 22328 genome includes a region encoding these proteins:
- a CDS encoding M4 family metallopeptidase: MNCKILLVSASLLLLAACNSTADRNALSVQKLAGPTSVAAQVFLPNPVQTSGDQTLQDNKDADSAVPASAYYKVVLTDLDGSGALQGKWATVRSETGKPVQVLGGPLNYTRSSDQFEQVMAYFWITEAQKHIQSLGFGTGELPPVNMESQDIRINQWGQDNSFSTDTKDEIRMGKGGVDDAEDGEVIVHEYGHAVHDAQVPGFGSSLEAGSIGEAFGDYLALTVGEAVAQKYGAPIKADLACIADWDSVSYTPAPHCLRRTDTSKTVKDMIGEVHADGEIWSRALFDIRKALGAYKADRVIINAQFKFAPDTSFNAAAKATVTTAQAMYGTTAATAVKNAFLARGIQP; encoded by the coding sequence ATGAACTGCAAAATCTTGCTGGTTTCCGCTTCCCTTTTGTTGCTTGCGGCTTGCAACTCCACAGCCGACAGAAATGCCCTTTCAGTCCAGAAACTTGCTGGACCCACCAGCGTTGCTGCACAGGTCTTCCTGCCCAACCCGGTGCAAACCTCTGGAGACCAGACCCTTCAGGACAACAAAGATGCAGACAGTGCTGTTCCAGCAAGTGCCTATTACAAAGTGGTGCTGACCGACTTGGACGGCAGTGGTGCGTTGCAGGGCAAATGGGCCACTGTGCGCAGTGAAACTGGAAAACCTGTGCAGGTGCTGGGCGGACCCCTCAATTACACCCGCAGCAGCGATCAATTTGAGCAGGTGATGGCCTATTTCTGGATCACTGAAGCCCAGAAACACATCCAGAGTCTGGGATTTGGCACCGGAGAACTGCCTCCCGTCAACATGGAGTCGCAGGACATCCGCATCAACCAGTGGGGGCAGGACAATTCCTTCAGCACCGACACCAAAGACGAAATCCGCATGGGCAAAGGTGGCGTGGATGATGCCGAAGACGGCGAAGTGATCGTCCACGAGTACGGACATGCTGTGCATGATGCACAGGTGCCGGGTTTTGGAAGTTCTCTGGAGGCTGGATCCATTGGAGAGGCTTTCGGTGACTATCTGGCCCTGACCGTTGGAGAGGCCGTGGCCCAGAAATATGGTGCACCCATCAAAGCCGATCTGGCCTGCATTGCAGATTGGGACAGCGTCAGTTACACCCCTGCTCCCCACTGCTTGCGCCGGACCGACACCAGCAAAACCGTCAAAGACATGATCGGTGAAGTGCACGCCGATGGTGAAATCTGGTCCAGAGCCCTGTTCGACATTCGCAAAGCCCTGGGTGCCTACAAAGCAGACCGGGTGATCATCAACGCCCAGTTCAAGTTTGCCCCAGACACCAGTTTCAATGCTGCTGCAAAAGCAACTGTGACCACAGCGCAGGCCATGTACGGCACCACTGCTGCCACGGCAGTGAAAAATGCTTTCCTCGCCCGAGGCATCCAGCCTTAA
- a CDS encoding aldo/keto reductase, translated as MKRKIGTQEVSALGMGCWAIGGEWFAGEQPLGWGKVDDQESIRALHAALEMGVTLFDTADIYGCGHSERVLGEAFQGREDIFIATKFGNVPEENSKQVLGENTSAEYIVQACEASLKRLKREHIDLYQLHINFHDLDSSFQVADTLEKLADEGKIRAFGWSTDDPERAAAWKDYPHFKAVQHSINVLQPATGMLRTCEELDLASINRGPLAMGLLTGKFSQGQQLSDTDIRAKTPSWLEDSGWFKNGVPGQEFLDRLESVREVLTSDGRTLTQGALAWLCAASEKTLPIPGFRTVKQVQENAGALEHGPLSPEQFQEVETLLGRR; from the coding sequence ATGAAACGAAAAATCGGCACACAAGAGGTCAGTGCTCTGGGCATGGGCTGCTGGGCCATCGGAGGGGAATGGTTTGCTGGAGAACAACCCCTCGGATGGGGCAAAGTGGACGATCAGGAATCCATTCGGGCACTTCATGCGGCTCTGGAGATGGGCGTGACCCTGTTTGACACCGCAGACATTTACGGCTGCGGTCACAGTGAACGTGTTCTGGGAGAAGCCTTTCAGGGCAGAGAGGACATCTTCATTGCCACCAAATTCGGCAATGTGCCAGAGGAAAACAGCAAACAGGTCCTCGGGGAAAACACCTCTGCGGAATACATCGTGCAGGCCTGTGAAGCCAGCCTGAAACGCCTGAAGCGTGAACACATCGACCTGTACCAACTGCACATCAATTTTCATGACCTGGACAGCTCTTTTCAGGTGGCAGACACCCTTGAAAAACTGGCCGATGAAGGCAAAATCCGTGCTTTTGGATGGAGCACCGACGATCCCGAGCGTGCAGCAGCATGGAAGGATTACCCCCACTTCAAGGCCGTTCAGCACTCCATCAATGTGCTGCAACCCGCCACAGGAATGCTGCGCACCTGTGAAGAACTGGATCTGGCCAGCATCAACCGGGGTCCTCTGGCCATGGGCCTCCTGACCGGAAAATTCAGTCAGGGACAGCAGCTCTCTGACACCGACATCCGGGCCAAAACCCCAAGTTGGTTGGAAGACTCGGGCTGGTTCAAAAATGGCGTACCCGGTCAGGAATTTCTGGACCGTTTGGAAAGCGTCCGTGAAGTGCTCACTTCAGATGGTCGCACCCTCACACAGGGGGCTCTGGCATGGCTGTGTGCTGCCAGCGAGAAAACCTTGCCCATTCCCGGTTTCAGAACCGTCAAGCAGGTGCAGGAAAACGCTGGAGCGCTGGAACATGGCCCCTTGAGCCCAGAGCAATTTCAGGAGGTGGAAACCCTGCTTGGCCGGAGGTAA
- a CDS encoding ABC transporter ATP-binding protein: MTEVLRIEHLTKRYAAGFPAVLDDLSFTVYKGEMLALLGPSGCGKTTTLRVIAGFERADQGKVVLDGVPLMDQSIFLAPEKRNVGMVFQDYALFPHMNVTQNVMFGLKNMTRKEREERTAQVLGLVGLNIFAKRYPHELSGGQQQRVALARALAPRPKLILMDEPFSNLDAALRHSTRQEVRAILREAGMTAILVTHDQEEALSFADRIMLMRAGKIEQLGTPPEVYQAPRTAFVANFLGRSNLISAKASGKVAQTCLGALTLSEEARGPVLLSVRPEDIAFADSGVPVTIQHREYKGHDATYTCLCGDQEVLVHAHHNTHLQEGQQAFVQVQGIAQVLRGS; the protein is encoded by the coding sequence ATGACGGAAGTGTTGCGCATCGAACACCTCACCAAACGGTATGCAGCAGGGTTTCCTGCTGTTCTGGATGACCTCTCCTTCACCGTGTACAAAGGGGAGATGCTGGCCTTGCTGGGTCCATCTGGGTGCGGCAAAACCACCACCCTCAGGGTCATTGCGGGCTTTGAGCGTGCAGATCAGGGCAAAGTGGTGCTGGATGGTGTCCCTCTGATGGACCAGAGCATCTTTCTGGCCCCCGAGAAACGCAATGTGGGCATGGTGTTTCAGGATTATGCCCTCTTTCCCCACATGAACGTCACCCAGAACGTGATGTTTGGGCTGAAAAACATGACCCGCAAAGAACGGGAAGAGCGCACCGCACAGGTGCTCGGTTTGGTGGGCCTCAACATTTTCGCCAAACGGTATCCCCATGAACTCTCGGGAGGTCAGCAACAACGGGTGGCTCTGGCCCGAGCGCTTGCCCCCAGACCCAAACTGATCCTGATGGATGAGCCATTTTCCAACTTGGATGCTGCCCTCAGGCACAGCACCCGTCAGGAGGTCCGGGCCATTCTGCGTGAAGCAGGCATGACCGCGATTCTGGTCACCCACGATCAGGAAGAAGCCCTGAGTTTCGCAGACCGGATCATGCTGATGCGGGCCGGAAAAATCGAACAACTCGGGACACCTCCAGAGGTGTATCAGGCTCCCAGAACGGCATTTGTGGCCAACTTTCTGGGGCGCAGCAACCTGATCAGTGCCAAGGCCTCTGGCAAAGTGGCCCAGACCTGCCTTGGTGCACTGACCCTCAGCGAAGAAGCCAGAGGGCCAGTTTTGCTTTCCGTGCGCCCCGAGGACATTGCTTTTGCAGACTCTGGAGTGCCCGTCACCATCCAGCACCGCGAATACAAAGGCCACGATGCCACGTACACCTGCCTGTGTGGAGATCAGGAAGTGTTGGTGCACGCCCACCACAACACCCATTTGCAAGAAGGCCAACAGGCTTTTGTGCAGGTGCAAGGCATCGCACAGGTGCTCAGGGGTTCATGA
- a CDS encoding ABC transporter permease yields the protein MLRRSPRPPTLFVVLSTLTALGVMIPLVYLVLRALQADGADLKEIVFRVRNLELLWNTLILMLGTVTASTLLALPLAFLTTRTDFPLRKLGVFLGVLPLAVPGYVGAYALLAASGTDGMIQSLTGIRWPHPVGYWGALGVLTLFNFPYLFMNFWATLKNLDPSLEEAARSLGRSPMQVFWQVTLPQLRPAWYAGSLMIALHVFGDFGVVSLMRFETFSYAIYQQYNAAFDRVYAAWLSLMLLVVTATTLWLEARLLGRLRLSRLGSGAARKAPLLHLKGWTFPALAFVALVAGATLMVPISSILFWLKQGIEQGVSDWLEVLWNSVQVAIPAALITTFLAVPPAYLGVRYPGFWTRLIERSAYFGYATPPLALALALIFFSLKAVPGIYQTLTLLIGAYVLHFLAEAIGPVRASLYQATPRLEEAARSLGYNAMQAFARVTFPLMRSGLLASLALVFLSVLKELPIGFLLSPIGFETLAKNVWAYTSEAMFADAAPYAITIVVVSGIFAGLVLQEKK from the coding sequence GTGTTGAGAAGATCCCCCAGACCCCCCACCCTGTTTGTTGTGCTCTCCACCCTGACGGCTTTGGGGGTGATGATTCCACTGGTCTATCTGGTTTTGCGTGCCTTGCAAGCCGATGGGGCAGACCTGAAAGAAATTGTGTTCCGGGTGCGCAATCTGGAATTGCTCTGGAACACCCTGATCCTGATGCTGGGCACGGTTACGGCCTCCACCTTGCTGGCACTGCCTCTGGCCTTTCTGACCACCCGCACCGATTTTCCCCTGCGCAAGTTGGGGGTGTTTCTGGGGGTGCTGCCTCTGGCCGTGCCCGGTTATGTGGGGGCGTATGCTTTGCTGGCCGCCAGTGGCACCGACGGCATGATCCAGAGCCTGACGGGCATCCGTTGGCCTCACCCTGTGGGGTACTGGGGGGCTCTGGGGGTGCTGACCCTTTTCAACTTCCCTTACCTGTTCATGAACTTCTGGGCCACCCTCAAAAACCTGGACCCGAGCCTTGAAGAGGCCGCCCGGTCTCTGGGCAGGTCTCCCATGCAGGTGTTCTGGCAGGTGACGTTGCCCCAGTTGCGTCCAGCATGGTACGCCGGAAGCCTGATGATTGCACTGCACGTCTTTGGTGACTTCGGAGTGGTGTCCCTGATGCGGTTCGAAACCTTCAGTTATGCCATTTACCAGCAGTACAATGCAGCGTTTGACCGGGTGTATGCAGCATGGCTCTCCCTGATGCTGCTTGTGGTCACAGCCACCACCCTCTGGTTAGAGGCCAGATTGCTGGGACGCCTGAGATTGTCCCGTCTGGGAAGTGGTGCAGCCCGCAAAGCACCACTCCTGCACCTCAAAGGCTGGACGTTTCCTGCTCTGGCTTTTGTGGCTCTGGTGGCAGGAGCCACCCTGATGGTCCCCATCAGTTCAATCCTTTTCTGGCTCAAACAAGGGATTGAACAGGGGGTCAGTGACTGGCTTGAGGTGCTCTGGAACTCTGTGCAGGTGGCGATTCCTGCTGCCCTGATCACCACTTTTCTGGCGGTCCCACCGGCCTATCTGGGGGTGCGGTACCCCGGTTTCTGGACCCGCCTGATCGAGCGCAGCGCTTACTTCGGCTATGCCACACCCCCTCTGGCTCTGGCTCTGGCCTTGATTTTCTTCTCCCTGAAAGCTGTTCCGGGCATTTACCAGACCCTGACCCTCTTGATTGGCGCTTATGTGCTGCACTTTCTGGCAGAGGCCATCGGTCCGGTGCGTGCCAGCCTGTATCAAGCCACCCCAAGGCTGGAAGAAGCTGCGCGTTCGCTTGGGTACAACGCCATGCAAGCTTTTGCCAGAGTGACTTTCCCCCTGATGCGCTCGGGTTTGCTGGCCAGTCTGGCCTTGGTGTTCCTGAGTGTCCTCAAAGAGTTGCCCATCGGCTTTTTGCTCAGCCCGATTGGTTTTGAAACGCTGGCCAAAAACGTCTGGGCGTACACCTCAGAAGCCATGTTTGCAGATGCTGCACCTTACGCGATCACCATTGTGGTGGTCTCGGGGATTTTTGCAGGTCTGGTGTTGCAGGAGAAAAAATGA
- a CDS encoding iron ABC transporter substrate-binding protein yields MKKTLTLTLTALIAGAALAQSKTITVYTGRSKGLVDPIVQQFEKDTGIKVNVRYATDSAILAALQEEGKASPADILWANSSGTLGIANDAKLLSTLSKTFNKKFADTYTPSNNTWVPLSVRFRVMAYNTNKIKPETLAKSVFDLPKQTNLKGRIGWTPTYASFQDFIGAMIALKGEAVTKEWLLGMKALEPKSYAASNVAMMEGIRNGEIDVALTNHYYIQRFVKSGAPIGTHYFQAGDVGSLALVTGAGILKTSKNRTDATKFLNYLLQAKAQQFFTGELFEYPAANNTILPSTLLPFNDAAKLSPKIDQEKLGPRLEQAQKLLREVGLL; encoded by the coding sequence ATGAAAAAAACCCTGACCCTCACCCTGACAGCCCTGATCGCAGGTGCTGCACTGGCCCAGAGCAAAACCATCACTGTTTACACCGGACGCAGCAAAGGTCTCGTTGACCCCATCGTCCAGCAGTTTGAAAAAGACACCGGCATCAAAGTGAACGTGCGTTACGCCACCGACTCTGCCATTCTGGCTGCCCTGCAAGAAGAAGGCAAAGCCAGCCCTGCAGACATCCTGTGGGCCAACAGCTCTGGCACCCTCGGAATTGCCAACGATGCCAAACTGCTTTCCACCCTGTCCAAAACCTTCAACAAGAAGTTTGCAGACACCTACACCCCCAGCAACAACACCTGGGTGCCCCTGTCGGTGCGCTTCCGGGTGATGGCCTACAACACCAATAAAATCAAACCCGAGACCCTCGCCAAGAGTGTCTTTGACCTGCCCAAACAAACCAACCTCAAAGGCCGCATCGGCTGGACCCCCACCTACGCCAGCTTTCAGGACTTCATTGGTGCGATGATCGCCCTGAAAGGTGAAGCGGTCACCAAAGAATGGTTGCTGGGCATGAAAGCCCTGGAGCCCAAGTCTTACGCTGCCTCCAACGTGGCCATGATGGAAGGCATCCGCAACGGTGAAATCGATGTGGCCCTGACCAACCACTACTACATCCAGCGTTTTGTGAAGTCTGGTGCTCCCATCGGCACCCATTACTTCCAGGCCGGAGATGTGGGCAGTCTGGCTCTGGTGACGGGTGCAGGCATCCTGAAGACCAGCAAGAACCGCACCGATGCCACCAAATTCCTGAACTACCTGTTGCAGGCCAAAGCCCAGCAGTTCTTCACTGGAGAACTCTTTGAGTACCCTGCTGCCAACAACACCATCCTGCCCTCCACCTTGCTGCCCTTCAACGATGCAGCCAAACTGAGCCCCAAGATCGATCAGGAGAAGCTCGGACCACGTTTGGAGCAGGCCCAGAAACTGCTGCGTGAAGTGGGACTCCTGTAA
- a CDS encoding response regulator: MIRILLVDDHALFRQGIKSLLESEGDIRVIGEASNGREAIRFAAETKPDLILMDIQMPELDGVKACQSILEIDPQARVIMITMYRQDSYVFEALKAGARGYVLKDADASTLIDAIRRVAEGEALLNADLAQNVLDDFRHKKEVLPSEKHADLNERETMILRLLAQGHSNQEIAIKMDISEKTVRNRLSEIFAKLQLNNRTQAALYAIREGIANLE, from the coding sequence ATGATTCGAATCCTGCTGGTAGATGATCACGCCCTGTTCCGTCAGGGCATCAAGAGCCTCCTCGAAAGCGAAGGAGACATCCGCGTCATTGGTGAAGCGTCCAACGGCCGTGAGGCCATCCGTTTTGCCGCTGAAACCAAGCCTGACCTGATCCTGATGGACATCCAGATGCCCGAACTGGACGGCGTGAAAGCCTGCCAGAGCATCCTGGAAATCGACCCTCAGGCCCGCGTGATCATGATCACCATGTACCGTCAGGACAGTTATGTCTTTGAGGCCCTCAAGGCAGGTGCGCGTGGCTATGTGCTGAAAGACGCCGATGCCAGCACCCTGATCGACGCCATCCGTCGGGTGGCCGAAGGGGAAGCCCTGCTGAATGCCGACCTTGCTCAAAACGTGCTGGACGATTTCCGTCACAAAAAAGAAGTGCTGCCCAGCGAAAAGCACGCCGACCTCAACGAGCGTGAAACCATGATCCTGCGCCTGCTGGCACAGGGCCACAGCAATCAAGAAATCGCCATCAAGATGGACATCAGCGAAAAAACCGTGCGCAACCGCCTGTCGGAAATCTTTGCCAAGTTGCAACTGAACAACCGCACGCAAGCCGCCCTGTATGCCATCCGCGAAGGCATCGCCAATCTGGAATGA
- a CDS encoding serine hydrolase, producing MNLHPCLAELVLRFDGEVSLCVSDLQGELLFVHEEHRVFKAASLIKLPILSCALEQVQQNGLSLQDRLAVSRENQVPGAGVLHEMETGLSLTVQDLLTLMVVISDNTATNVLIEALGIHTINQHIERIGLKNTFLVGKLQMPPEGQNEQQKAGQRSTTSAADMNLWLHKLVHTELLNPELGGWATNVLKRQQDRNVIARRLPRTPEGELLFDVASKSGEISLHRHDVGIVYAARPYVVCLLSRGSKDLREHPDHPLTLSLAELSERIYWLLQSQ from the coding sequence GTGAATCTGCATCCCTGCCTTGCTGAACTGGTTTTGCGTTTCGATGGTGAAGTCTCGCTCTGTGTCTCTGACTTGCAGGGCGAGTTGCTTTTTGTTCATGAAGAACATCGGGTGTTCAAAGCAGCCAGCCTGATCAAACTGCCCATCCTGAGTTGTGCTCTGGAGCAGGTGCAGCAAAATGGCCTGTCTTTGCAGGACCGTCTGGCTGTGTCCAGAGAAAATCAGGTGCCCGGTGCAGGCGTACTGCATGAGATGGAGACCGGACTGTCCCTAACGGTTCAGGACCTCCTGACCCTGATGGTGGTGATCAGTGACAACACCGCCACCAATGTTTTGATCGAGGCCCTGGGCATCCACACCATCAACCAGCACATTGAGCGCATCGGCCTGAAAAACACGTTTCTGGTGGGCAAACTGCAAATGCCTCCAGAGGGGCAAAACGAACAGCAGAAAGCCGGACAGCGCAGCACCACTTCTGCAGCAGACATGAACCTCTGGTTGCACAAATTGGTACACACAGAGTTACTGAATCCAGAGCTGGGTGGGTGGGCCACAAATGTCCTGAAACGCCAGCAAGACCGCAATGTGATCGCCAGACGTTTGCCCCGCACTCCAGAGGGGGAGTTGTTGTTCGATGTCGCCAGCAAAAGTGGTGAAATCAGCCTGCACCGACATGATGTGGGGATTGTTTATGCAGCCAGACCGTATGTGGTTTGCCTGCTCTCCAGAGGGTCAAAAGACCTGAGGGAGCATCCCGACCATCCCCTCACCTTAAGCCTTGCTGAGCTGTCTGAGCGAATTTATTGGTTGCTGCAAAGCCAATAG
- a CDS encoding c-type cytochrome, translated as MILLFLFNSTLKSHGAEKEAAAAPAAATASAGDWEKGGKAIFEASCAGCHGANGEGGFGKKLAGEPFVTGDPAAVINIIQKGKGGMPAFPQLGEADLLNVVNFIRNSWGNKADIVTPEIFASKGDEEAKLAALNRSRFVPDHLGLPEIFLTTFVIILTIYGLIGLYSAWAEGETLKPGVHLVRSNNLAFGGIILSMVGVLWFGYLFVRQILEGIQGSEAEKAMPINVTAEGTYAAMVLLCLSAALMLYKKYFMDGEALVEDASGEFPW; from the coding sequence GTGATATTGCTGTTCCTCTTTAACTCCACCCTGAAGTCCCATGGGGCAGAAAAAGAGGCAGCCGCCGCTCCTGCAGCTGCCACAGCAAGTGCAGGTGACTGGGAAAAAGGCGGCAAGGCCATTTTTGAAGCAAGCTGCGCTGGTTGCCACGGGGCCAACGGTGAAGGTGGCTTTGGCAAGAAGTTGGCTGGAGAACCTTTCGTCACTGGGGATCCTGCTGCCGTCATCAACATCATCCAGAAGGGCAAAGGCGGCATGCCTGCTTTCCCCCAACTGGGTGAAGCTGACCTGCTGAACGTGGTGAACTTCATCAGAAACAGCTGGGGCAACAAAGCCGACATCGTCACCCCAGAGATTTTTGCCTCCAAAGGGGACGAAGAAGCCAAACTGGCTGCCCTCAACCGCTCCCGCTTCGTGCCAGACCACCTCGGTCTTCCCGAGATCTTCCTGACCACCTTCGTGATCATCCTGACCATTTACGGTCTGATCGGCCTGTACTCCGCATGGGCAGAAGGTGAAACCCTGAAACCCGGCGTCCACCTAGTCCGCAGCAACAACCTGGCTTTTGGCGGCATCATCCTCTCGATGGTGGGTGTGCTGTGGTTCGGCTACCTGTTTGTCCGACAGATCTTGGAAGGCATTCAAGGCAGTGAAGCAGAAAAAGCCATGCCCATCAATGTGACCGCTGAAGGGACTTACGCTGCCATGGTGCTGTTGTGCCTGTCGGCTGCCCTGATGCTTTACAAGAAGTACTTCATGGATGGCGAAGCCCTGGTGGAAGACGCCTCTGGCGAATTCCCCTGGTAA
- a CDS encoding ubiquinol-cytochrome c reductase iron-sulfur subunit has product MSDQKLPKSEISRRKFVTGALGVTAGVGVLSLASVVGALRPAKRPPTAEQKPPAAGDVLVYAEGTNKDQPIKLADLKDDGAMIKAWPKGDVLKDKNDNNLLILFRYPSGTLKEPTKLEDTAEGIVVYGGICQHLGCQVNLKDDGSLLCPCHSGSYDPKAGGEVIGGPPPRPLPQLPIEIKDGQVVVKGYYVRPRYGESVSDWQVNREDAKGGA; this is encoded by the coding sequence ATGAGTGACCAAAAACTTCCAAAAAGTGAAATCAGTCGGCGCAAGTTTGTGACTGGCGCACTCGGGGTCACTGCTGGCGTGGGCGTGCTGTCTCTGGCCAGTGTGGTGGGTGCACTGCGTCCTGCCAAGCGTCCCCCAACTGCCGAGCAAAAGCCCCCAGCAGCAGGAGATGTGCTGGTTTATGCAGAAGGCACCAACAAAGACCAGCCGATCAAACTGGCAGATTTGAAAGACGATGGTGCCATGATCAAAGCATGGCCCAAAGGCGACGTTCTCAAAGACAAGAACGACAACAACCTGCTGATTCTGTTCCGTTACCCTTCAGGCACCCTCAAAGAACCCACCAAACTGGAAGACACCGCAGAAGGCATCGTGGTCTACGGTGGCATTTGCCAGCACCTCGGCTGTCAGGTCAACCTGAAAGACGACGGCAGTCTGCTGTGCCCCTGCCACTCGGGTTCTTACGATCCCAAAGCCGGGGGTGAAGTGATCGGTGGGCCACCCCCCCGTCCCCTGCCCCAGCTTCCCATCGAAATCAAAGATGGACAGGTCGTGGTGAAAGGTTACTATGTGCGTCCCCGATACGGTGAATCCGTCAGTGACTGGCAGGTCAACCGTGAAGATGCCAAGGGAGGAGCGTAA
- a CDS encoding cytochrome b, giving the protein MNQWLDERLHISRLNDKFLRKAFPVHHSFFLGEITLFSLVILIISGILLTFTYEPSTRLVDGVPAAYASILKINSMPFGDMLRRIHHWSANIMVGAAVIHMFRIYFSGAFKKPREINWWIGFLLLIFSALTAVTGYCLPYDQFAFATLKVIYGITSSVPFIGPWLAELFFAGPFPGPGIVSRFYGYHIMLLPGILVALTAAHMLLMIKQKHTQPGYAKKIAYKKIVGVPLSTQQSIIMIILFVLMTALIVLFSAFIPVHPVEVYGPPSNSTPTIKPDWYLLWIFGILAIMPPEFVKLPEDPTLITSSQQALATLLNPEFIGAMLIPGLILGPVFLAPLFDRSKENLYYAENPTEHPKRLALGLAWCTLMIVLSVAGYKPEIQTAFENARGIGSMDAEAAAAAKVVIEGQVKMMLYAAIVVLPIIVYILTFGVVRMIKNSRETDAREMAAYQDMLAKEAAHGHDD; this is encoded by the coding sequence ATGAACCAGTGGCTCGACGAACGTTTACACATCAGCCGCCTGAACGACAAGTTCCTGCGCAAAGCCTTCCCTGTGCACCACAGCTTCTTCCTCGGTGAAATCACCCTGTTCTCTCTGGTGATCCTGATCATCAGTGGAATCCTGCTGACCTTCACCTATGAACCCAGCACCCGACTGGTGGATGGGGTTCCTGCGGCCTACGCCAGCATCCTGAAAATCAACAGCATGCCCTTTGGAGACATGCTGCGCCGCATTCACCACTGGAGCGCCAACATCATGGTGGGTGCTGCAGTGATCCACATGTTCCGCATCTACTTCTCGGGAGCTTTCAAAAAGCCCCGTGAAATCAACTGGTGGATTGGCTTTCTCCTGCTGATTTTCAGTGCCCTGACTGCTGTCACGGGATACTGCCTTCCCTACGACCAGTTTGCTTTCGCCACCCTGAAAGTGATTTACGGCATCACCAGCAGTGTTCCTTTCATCGGTCCATGGCTTGCTGAGCTGTTCTTCGCTGGTCCCTTCCCCGGTCCTGGCATTGTGTCCCGCTTCTACGGTTACCACATCATGCTGCTGCCCGGCATTCTGGTCGCCCTGACTGCAGCCCACATGCTGCTGATGATCAAACAGAAGCACACCCAGCCCGGCTATGCCAAAAAAATCGCCTACAAGAAAATTGTGGGTGTGCCCCTCTCCACCCAGCAAAGCATCATCATGATCATCCTGTTCGTGCTGATGACCGCCCTCATCGTGCTGTTCAGTGCCTTCATTCCCGTTCACCCTGTGGAAGTGTATGGTCCACCCAGCAACTCCACCCCCACCATCAAACCCGACTGGTACCTGCTGTGGATTTTCGGCATTCTGGCCATCATGCCCCCAGAGTTTGTGAAGCTGCCTGAAGATCCCACCCTGATCACCAGCAGCCAGCAAGCCCTGGCCACCCTGCTGAACCCCGAGTTCATCGGAGCCATGCTGATCCCCGGCCTGATCCTTGGCCCTGTGTTCCTGGCTCCCCTCTTTGACCGCTCCAAAGAGAACCTGTATTACGCCGAGAACCCCACCGAGCACCCCAAGCGTCTGGCTCTGGGTCTGGCGTGGTGCACCCTCATGATCGTGCTGTCTGTGGCCGGCTACAAACCCGAGATCCAGACCGCCTTCGAAAATGCACGTGGCATTGGCAGCATGGATGCTGAAGCTGCTGCTGCTGCCAAAGTGGTCATTGAAGGTCAGGTCAAGATGATGCTTTACGCTGCCATCGTGGTGCTGCCCATCATCGTGTACATCCTGACTTTCGGGGTTGTGCGCATGATCAAAAACAGCCGTGAAACCGATGCCCGCGAAATGGCAGCTTATCAGGACATGCTTGCCAAAGAAGCCGCTCACGGTCACGACGACTGA